In one Vanacampus margaritifer isolate UIUO_Vmar chromosome 11, RoL_Vmar_1.0, whole genome shotgun sequence genomic region, the following are encoded:
- the pfkla gene encoding ATP-dependent 6-phosphofructokinase, liver type isoform X1, which translates to MATMDLEKLKMTGAGRAIAVLTSGGDAQGMNAAVRAVTRMGIYVGAKVYLIYEGYQGLVDGGDHIKLAHWQSVTNIIQLGGTVIGSARCKEFMTRQGRLAAALNLVKRGITNLCVCGGDGSLTGANIFRSEWSSLLDELVQSGQITETLGKQHSHLNIVGLVGSIDNDFCGTDMTIGADSALHRIMEIIDAIMTTAQSHQRTFVLEVMGRHCGYLALVSALASGADWLFIPEAPPKDGWEDRMCDRLEASRLKGSRLNIIIVAEGAIDMHGKPISSTHLKDLVVKRLGYDTRVTVLGHVQRGGTPSAFDRILSSKLGVEAVVALIEASPDTPACAIGLSGNKAVRLPLMECVEMTKLVQTAMNEKRFDEAVKLRGGSFENNLNIYKLLAFQKPAQLKSNFSLGILNVGAPAAGMNAAVRSAVRLAIAHGHKVYAVHNGFQGFANGDVREMEWHSVAGWTGQGGSLLGTKRTLPSKHMEKIVENIAKFNISALLVIGGFEAYRSVLELFEARAHYDELCIPMCVIPATISNNVPGTDFSVGADTAVNAAMEGCDKIKQSATGTKRRVFVVETMGGFCGYLATSTGIAVGADAAYIFEDPFNIHDLKTNVEHLMEKMKKDIQRGLVLRNEKCHEHYTTDFLHKLYSAEGKGIFDCRVNVLGHLQQGGAPSPFDRNYGTKLGVKAIQWLSEKLTENYRQGRVFCNSTDTACVLGLQRKVVSFSPLTELKDATDFEHRMPKVQWWFNLRPMLKMLAKYQTSFCEYIPGEIEHVTRRSLSIDSGF; encoded by the exons ATGGCAACCATGGATCTGGAAAAGTTGAAGATGACGGGGGCCGGCCGGGCAATAGCGGTGCTCACTAGCGGCGGGGACGCACAAG GGATGAATGCTGCTGTACGAGCTGTGACCAGAATGGGCATCTATGTTGGTGCTAAGGTCTACTTGATAtatgag GGCTACCAAGGCCTGGTGGATGGGGGTGATCACATCAAACTGGCACACTGGCAAAGTGTAACTAACATCATCCAGCTG GGCGGGACTGTGATTGGCAGCGCGCGATGCAAGGAGTTCATGACCCGCCAAGGGAGGCTGGCGGCCGCCTTGAACTTAGTCAAACGGGGCATCACCAACCTGTGCGTGTGCGGCGGCGACGGCAGCCTCACCGGCGCCAACATCTTTCGCAGCGAGTGGAGCAGCCTGCTGGATGAGCTCGTCCAGAGTG GGCAGATCACGGAGACGCTGGGCAAGCAGCACAGCCATCTCAACATTGTGGGCCTGGTGGGCTCCATCGACAACGACTTCTGTGGCACTGACATGACCATCGGAGCAGACTCTGCTCTGCACCGCATCATGGAGATCATTGATGCTATCATGACTACTGCACAAAG CCACCAACGCACATTTGTCCTGGAGGTCATGGGGCGTCACTGCGG CTATCTCGCTCTGGTGTCTGCTCTAGCATCTGGCGCTGATTGGCTCTTCATCCCAGAGGCTCCTCCAAAAGATGGCTGGGAGGATCGCATGTGTGACCGTCTTGAGGCG AGTCGTCTCAAAGGGTCCAGACTCAACATCATAATTGTTGCAGAAGGAGCTATCGACATGCACGGCAAGCCCATCTCCTCCACTCATCTGAAAGat CTGGTGGTGAAGCGGTTGGGCTACGACACAAGGGTCACCGTACTCGGACATGTTCAGCGAGGAGGAACGCCGTCGGCGTTCGACAGGATACTG AGCAGCAAGTTAGGCGTGGAGGCGGTCGTCGCCCTGATCGAGGCGTCTCCCGACACCCCTGCTTGCGCCATCGGCCTGTCTGGCAACAAGGCTGTCCGTCTGCCTCTCATGGAGTGTGTGGAGATG ACTAAGTTGGTGCAGACGGCCATGAATGAGAAGAGGTTCGATGAGGCTGTTAAACTGCGTGGGGG GAGTTTTGAGAACAACTTGAACATCTACAAACTTCTTGCCTTCCAGAAGCCTGCCCAGTTGAAG AGCAACTTCTCCCTGGGCATCCTAAATGTGGGCGCCCCGGCAGCGGGCATGAACGCGGCGGTGAGGTCGGCGGTGAGATTGGCCATCGCTCACGGACACAAGGTGTACGCCGTGCACAACGGCTTCCAGGGCTTTGCCAATGGCGAC GTGCGTGAGATGGAGTGGCACAGTGTGGCGGGATGGACGGGCCAAGGGGGCTCGCTGTTGGGTACAAAAAG GACCCTTCCGAGCAAACACATGGAGAAGATTGTGGAGAATATCGCCAAGTTCAACATCTCAGCTCTGCTTGTTATTGGAGGGTTTGAG GCCTACCGAAGCGTGCTGGAGCTCTTCGAGGCCCGAGCCCACTACGATGAGCTGTGCATCCCCATGTGTGTGATTCCCGCTACCATTAGCAACAACGTCCCCGGAACGGACTTCAGTGTGGGGGCCGACACCGCCGTCAACGCCGCTATGGAG GGCTGCGACAAGATAAAGCAGTCTGCTACGGGGACAAAGAGGCGCGTTTTTGTGGTGGAAACAATGGGGGGCTTCTGCGGTTACCTAGCGACCAGCACCGGCATCGCCGTGGGCGCCGACGCGGCCTACATCTTCGAGGACCCCTTCAACATCCACGACCTGAAG ACCAATGTGGAGCATCTCATGGAGAAAATGAAGAAGGACATCCAGCGGGGGCTCGTATTGAG GAATGAAAAATGCCATGAGCACTACACTACCGATTTCCTCCACAAGCTGTATTCCGCCGAAGGGAAGGGCATTTTCGACTGTCGGGTCAACGTGTTGGGACACCTTCAACAG GGAGGGGCACCATCTCCATTTGACAGGAATTATGGCACCAAGCTGGGAGTGAAAGCCATCCAGTGGCTAAGTGAGAAACTGACAGAAAACTACAGGCAAG GTCGCGTGTTCTGCAACTCCACAGACACGGCGTGCGTGCTGGGCCTCCAGAGGAAGGTGGTCTCGTTCAGCCCCCTCACCGAACTCAAGGATGCCACCGACTTTGA GCACCGCATGCCCAAAGTCCAATGGTGGTTCAATCTGCGGCCCATGCTGAAAATGTTGGCCAAGTACCAGACCAGCTTCTGCGAGTACATCCCGGGAGAGATCGAACACGTGACCCGTCGCTCTCTCAGCATCGACTCGGGCTTCTAA
- the pfkla gene encoding ATP-dependent 6-phosphofructokinase, liver type isoform X2 — translation MTRQGRLAAALNLVKRGITNLCVCGGDGSLTGANIFRSEWSSLLDELVQSGQITETLGKQHSHLNIVGLVGSIDNDFCGTDMTIGADSALHRIMEIIDAIMTTAQSHQRTFVLEVMGRHCGYLALVSALASGADWLFIPEAPPKDGWEDRMCDRLEASRLKGSRLNIIIVAEGAIDMHGKPISSTHLKDLVVKRLGYDTRVTVLGHVQRGGTPSAFDRILSSKLGVEAVVALIEASPDTPACAIGLSGNKAVRLPLMECVEMTKLVQTAMNEKRFDEAVKLRGGSFENNLNIYKLLAFQKPAQLKSNFSLGILNVGAPAAGMNAAVRSAVRLAIAHGHKVYAVHNGFQGFANGDVREMEWHSVAGWTGQGGSLLGTKRTLPSKHMEKIVENIAKFNISALLVIGGFEAYRSVLELFEARAHYDELCIPMCVIPATISNNVPGTDFSVGADTAVNAAMEGCDKIKQSATGTKRRVFVVETMGGFCGYLATSTGIAVGADAAYIFEDPFNIHDLKTNVEHLMEKMKKDIQRGLVLRNEKCHEHYTTDFLHKLYSAEGKGIFDCRVNVLGHLQQGGAPSPFDRNYGTKLGVKAIQWLSEKLTENYRQGRVFCNSTDTACVLGLQRKVVSFSPLTELKDATDFEHRMPKVQWWFNLRPMLKMLAKYQTSFCEYIPGEIEHVTRRSLSIDSGF, via the exons ATGACCCGCCAAGGGAGGCTGGCGGCCGCCTTGAACTTAGTCAAACGGGGCATCACCAACCTGTGCGTGTGCGGCGGCGACGGCAGCCTCACCGGCGCCAACATCTTTCGCAGCGAGTGGAGCAGCCTGCTGGATGAGCTCGTCCAGAGTG GGCAGATCACGGAGACGCTGGGCAAGCAGCACAGCCATCTCAACATTGTGGGCCTGGTGGGCTCCATCGACAACGACTTCTGTGGCACTGACATGACCATCGGAGCAGACTCTGCTCTGCACCGCATCATGGAGATCATTGATGCTATCATGACTACTGCACAAAG CCACCAACGCACATTTGTCCTGGAGGTCATGGGGCGTCACTGCGG CTATCTCGCTCTGGTGTCTGCTCTAGCATCTGGCGCTGATTGGCTCTTCATCCCAGAGGCTCCTCCAAAAGATGGCTGGGAGGATCGCATGTGTGACCGTCTTGAGGCG AGTCGTCTCAAAGGGTCCAGACTCAACATCATAATTGTTGCAGAAGGAGCTATCGACATGCACGGCAAGCCCATCTCCTCCACTCATCTGAAAGat CTGGTGGTGAAGCGGTTGGGCTACGACACAAGGGTCACCGTACTCGGACATGTTCAGCGAGGAGGAACGCCGTCGGCGTTCGACAGGATACTG AGCAGCAAGTTAGGCGTGGAGGCGGTCGTCGCCCTGATCGAGGCGTCTCCCGACACCCCTGCTTGCGCCATCGGCCTGTCTGGCAACAAGGCTGTCCGTCTGCCTCTCATGGAGTGTGTGGAGATG ACTAAGTTGGTGCAGACGGCCATGAATGAGAAGAGGTTCGATGAGGCTGTTAAACTGCGTGGGGG GAGTTTTGAGAACAACTTGAACATCTACAAACTTCTTGCCTTCCAGAAGCCTGCCCAGTTGAAG AGCAACTTCTCCCTGGGCATCCTAAATGTGGGCGCCCCGGCAGCGGGCATGAACGCGGCGGTGAGGTCGGCGGTGAGATTGGCCATCGCTCACGGACACAAGGTGTACGCCGTGCACAACGGCTTCCAGGGCTTTGCCAATGGCGAC GTGCGTGAGATGGAGTGGCACAGTGTGGCGGGATGGACGGGCCAAGGGGGCTCGCTGTTGGGTACAAAAAG GACCCTTCCGAGCAAACACATGGAGAAGATTGTGGAGAATATCGCCAAGTTCAACATCTCAGCTCTGCTTGTTATTGGAGGGTTTGAG GCCTACCGAAGCGTGCTGGAGCTCTTCGAGGCCCGAGCCCACTACGATGAGCTGTGCATCCCCATGTGTGTGATTCCCGCTACCATTAGCAACAACGTCCCCGGAACGGACTTCAGTGTGGGGGCCGACACCGCCGTCAACGCCGCTATGGAG GGCTGCGACAAGATAAAGCAGTCTGCTACGGGGACAAAGAGGCGCGTTTTTGTGGTGGAAACAATGGGGGGCTTCTGCGGTTACCTAGCGACCAGCACCGGCATCGCCGTGGGCGCCGACGCGGCCTACATCTTCGAGGACCCCTTCAACATCCACGACCTGAAG ACCAATGTGGAGCATCTCATGGAGAAAATGAAGAAGGACATCCAGCGGGGGCTCGTATTGAG GAATGAAAAATGCCATGAGCACTACACTACCGATTTCCTCCACAAGCTGTATTCCGCCGAAGGGAAGGGCATTTTCGACTGTCGGGTCAACGTGTTGGGACACCTTCAACAG GGAGGGGCACCATCTCCATTTGACAGGAATTATGGCACCAAGCTGGGAGTGAAAGCCATCCAGTGGCTAAGTGAGAAACTGACAGAAAACTACAGGCAAG GTCGCGTGTTCTGCAACTCCACAGACACGGCGTGCGTGCTGGGCCTCCAGAGGAAGGTGGTCTCGTTCAGCCCCCTCACCGAACTCAAGGATGCCACCGACTTTGA GCACCGCATGCCCAAAGTCCAATGGTGGTTCAATCTGCGGCCCATGCTGAAAATGTTGGCCAAGTACCAGACCAGCTTCTGCGAGTACATCCCGGGAGAGATCGAACACGTGACCCGTCGCTCTCTCAGCATCGACTCGGGCTTCTAA
- the pfkla gene encoding ATP-dependent 6-phosphofructokinase, liver type isoform X3, with translation MATMDLEKLKMTGAGRAIAVLTSGGDAQGMNAAVRAVTRMGIYVGAKVYLIYEGYQGLVDGGDHIKLAHWQSVTNIIQLGGTVIGSARCKEFMTRQGRLAAALNLVKRGITNLCVCGGDGSLTGANIFRSEWSSLLDELVQSGQITETLGKQHSHLNIVGLVGSIDNDFCGTDMTIGADSALHRIMEIIDAIMTTAQSHQRTFVLEVMGRHCGYLALVSALASGADWLFIPEAPPKDGWEDRMCDRLEASRLKGSRLNIIIVAEGAIDMHGKPISSTHLKDLVVKRLGYDTRVTVLGHVQRGGTPSAFDRILSSKLGVEAVVALIEASPDTPACAIGLSGNKAVRLPLMECVEMTKLVQTAMNEKRFDEAVKLRGGSFENNLNIYKLLAFQKPAQLKSNFSLGILNVGAPAAGMNAAVRSAVRLAIAHGHKVYAVHNGFQGFANGDVREMEWHSVAGWTGQGGSLLGTKRTLPSKHMEKIVENIAKFNISALLVIGGFEAYRSVLELFEARAHYDELCIPMCVIPATISNNVPGTDFSVGADTAVNAAMEGCDKIKQSATGTKRRVFVVETMGGFCGYLATSTGIAVGADAAYIFEDPFNIHDLKTNVEHLMEKMKKDIQRGLVLRPNLKILHGIILLYLD, from the exons ATGGCAACCATGGATCTGGAAAAGTTGAAGATGACGGGGGCCGGCCGGGCAATAGCGGTGCTCACTAGCGGCGGGGACGCACAAG GGATGAATGCTGCTGTACGAGCTGTGACCAGAATGGGCATCTATGTTGGTGCTAAGGTCTACTTGATAtatgag GGCTACCAAGGCCTGGTGGATGGGGGTGATCACATCAAACTGGCACACTGGCAAAGTGTAACTAACATCATCCAGCTG GGCGGGACTGTGATTGGCAGCGCGCGATGCAAGGAGTTCATGACCCGCCAAGGGAGGCTGGCGGCCGCCTTGAACTTAGTCAAACGGGGCATCACCAACCTGTGCGTGTGCGGCGGCGACGGCAGCCTCACCGGCGCCAACATCTTTCGCAGCGAGTGGAGCAGCCTGCTGGATGAGCTCGTCCAGAGTG GGCAGATCACGGAGACGCTGGGCAAGCAGCACAGCCATCTCAACATTGTGGGCCTGGTGGGCTCCATCGACAACGACTTCTGTGGCACTGACATGACCATCGGAGCAGACTCTGCTCTGCACCGCATCATGGAGATCATTGATGCTATCATGACTACTGCACAAAG CCACCAACGCACATTTGTCCTGGAGGTCATGGGGCGTCACTGCGG CTATCTCGCTCTGGTGTCTGCTCTAGCATCTGGCGCTGATTGGCTCTTCATCCCAGAGGCTCCTCCAAAAGATGGCTGGGAGGATCGCATGTGTGACCGTCTTGAGGCG AGTCGTCTCAAAGGGTCCAGACTCAACATCATAATTGTTGCAGAAGGAGCTATCGACATGCACGGCAAGCCCATCTCCTCCACTCATCTGAAAGat CTGGTGGTGAAGCGGTTGGGCTACGACACAAGGGTCACCGTACTCGGACATGTTCAGCGAGGAGGAACGCCGTCGGCGTTCGACAGGATACTG AGCAGCAAGTTAGGCGTGGAGGCGGTCGTCGCCCTGATCGAGGCGTCTCCCGACACCCCTGCTTGCGCCATCGGCCTGTCTGGCAACAAGGCTGTCCGTCTGCCTCTCATGGAGTGTGTGGAGATG ACTAAGTTGGTGCAGACGGCCATGAATGAGAAGAGGTTCGATGAGGCTGTTAAACTGCGTGGGGG GAGTTTTGAGAACAACTTGAACATCTACAAACTTCTTGCCTTCCAGAAGCCTGCCCAGTTGAAG AGCAACTTCTCCCTGGGCATCCTAAATGTGGGCGCCCCGGCAGCGGGCATGAACGCGGCGGTGAGGTCGGCGGTGAGATTGGCCATCGCTCACGGACACAAGGTGTACGCCGTGCACAACGGCTTCCAGGGCTTTGCCAATGGCGAC GTGCGTGAGATGGAGTGGCACAGTGTGGCGGGATGGACGGGCCAAGGGGGCTCGCTGTTGGGTACAAAAAG GACCCTTCCGAGCAAACACATGGAGAAGATTGTGGAGAATATCGCCAAGTTCAACATCTCAGCTCTGCTTGTTATTGGAGGGTTTGAG GCCTACCGAAGCGTGCTGGAGCTCTTCGAGGCCCGAGCCCACTACGATGAGCTGTGCATCCCCATGTGTGTGATTCCCGCTACCATTAGCAACAACGTCCCCGGAACGGACTTCAGTGTGGGGGCCGACACCGCCGTCAACGCCGCTATGGAG GGCTGCGACAAGATAAAGCAGTCTGCTACGGGGACAAAGAGGCGCGTTTTTGTGGTGGAAACAATGGGGGGCTTCTGCGGTTACCTAGCGACCAGCACCGGCATCGCCGTGGGCGCCGACGCGGCCTACATCTTCGAGGACCCCTTCAACATCCACGACCTGAAG ACCAATGTGGAGCATCTCATGGAGAAAATGAAGAAGGACATCCAGCGGGGGCTCGTATTGAG GCCAAATCTAAAAATATTACATGGCATCATTCTGTTGTATCTTGACTGA